The proteins below come from a single Mycolicibacterium sp. TY81 genomic window:
- a CDS encoding aminobutyraldehyde dehydrogenase encodes MPDGLLQNYIDGQFVESSSSETIDLISPVDGSVVGQAPVSNRADVDAAVAAAERAFATWGRTTPSVRQQALLKLADAIEAHSDEIVEAQCRNTGQLKSMIAAEEVAVSADQVRFFAGAARMVEGLSAGEYLEGFTSYVRREPIGVVGQVTPWNYPFMMAIWKICPALATGNTVVLKPSDTTPESTLVLARISKGILPDGVFNVVLGTGATGAELVDHPAIGLVSITGSVRAGIAVASAAAQQLKRSHLELGGKAPAVVFGDVDIKKAATGIAQAAFFNAGQDCTAATRAIVHESIHDQFVDALVEAAQTLRPGLPDDADAFYGPLNNVNHFTAVSQKIAALPDHATIVTGGKQLGDKGFYFEPTVITGVRQDDPIVQDETFGPILTVQSFSTDEEAIDYANDVRYALASSVWTKDHATAEKFSRALDFGAVWINCHIPLVAEMPHGGFKYSGYGKDLSIYGVEDYTRIKHVMSAHD; translated from the coding sequence ATGCCCGACGGCCTACTGCAGAACTACATCGACGGCCAGTTCGTCGAATCGTCATCGTCGGAGACCATCGACCTGATCAGCCCCGTCGACGGCTCGGTGGTCGGGCAGGCTCCGGTATCGAACCGCGCCGACGTAGACGCCGCAGTGGCCGCCGCTGAGCGGGCCTTCGCCACCTGGGGCCGCACCACGCCCAGCGTGCGTCAGCAGGCACTGCTCAAGCTCGCGGACGCGATCGAGGCGCACAGTGACGAGATCGTCGAGGCACAGTGCCGCAACACGGGCCAACTCAAGTCGATGATCGCCGCCGAGGAAGTCGCCGTCAGTGCCGACCAGGTGCGATTCTTCGCGGGCGCCGCACGCATGGTCGAAGGGCTGTCCGCCGGCGAGTACCTGGAGGGCTTCACCTCCTACGTGCGGCGCGAGCCGATCGGCGTCGTGGGTCAGGTGACGCCGTGGAATTACCCGTTCATGATGGCGATCTGGAAGATCTGTCCGGCCCTGGCCACCGGCAACACCGTCGTCCTCAAGCCCAGCGACACCACCCCGGAGAGCACCTTGGTGCTGGCCCGCATCAGCAAGGGCATCCTGCCCGACGGCGTGTTCAACGTCGTCCTGGGCACCGGTGCGACGGGCGCCGAGTTGGTCGACCATCCGGCCATCGGACTGGTCTCCATCACGGGCTCGGTCCGCGCCGGCATCGCCGTGGCCTCGGCAGCCGCCCAGCAGCTCAAGCGCAGCCACCTCGAACTCGGCGGCAAGGCGCCCGCGGTGGTGTTCGGCGACGTCGACATCAAGAAGGCCGCAACGGGAATCGCCCAGGCCGCCTTCTTCAACGCCGGGCAGGACTGCACCGCGGCCACCCGCGCGATCGTCCACGAGTCCATCCACGACCAGTTCGTCGACGCCCTGGTCGAGGCCGCGCAGACGCTGCGCCCGGGCCTGCCCGATGACGCCGACGCGTTCTACGGGCCGCTGAACAACGTCAACCACTTCACGGCGGTCAGCCAGAAGATCGCCGCGCTGCCGGACCACGCCACCATCGTCACCGGCGGAAAGCAGCTGGGCGACAAGGGCTTCTATTTCGAACCGACCGTGATCACCGGCGTGCGCCAGGACGACCCCATCGTCCAGGACGAGACTTTCGGCCCCATCCTCACCGTGCAGTCGTTCAGCACCGACGAGGAGGCCATCGACTACGCGAACGACGTGCGCTACGCCCTGGCCTCGAGCGTGTGGACCAAGGACCACGCGACTGCGGAAAAGTTCAGCCGCGCACTTGATTTCGGTGCCGTGTGGATCAACTGCCACATCCCACTGGTGGCCGAGATGCCCCACGGCGGCTTCAAGTACTCCGGCTACGGCAAGGACCTGTCGATCTACGGCGTCGAGGACTACACCCGGATCAAGCACGTCATGAGCGCCCACGACTGA